Proteins encoded together in one candidate division WOR-3 bacterium window:
- a CDS encoding tetratricopeptide repeat protein, with protein sequence MNSYFEEQPAYQYLSEDDIKRKIDELNEASSKTVRETPNESLVLANDALTLSKAHNYEKGYIKALVNAAVCYKVLGRLEEADPLFSQALERAQITGDLKSTTYVLNQIGLLQKSMGNYTASADSYFKALVTADNIQDHELSDKIMNNLANLYIAWGEFERAERYHLKLLKIRENDYSQDKLSHTLNNLGNLYFKMKDYDKALDFTQRSLEIKRKMGDKPGIAVSLSTLANINLELFSITGKQNFIELAKNYLTETLKIRKESQNISGLALTHLDMAKLHLAMKQEKGALLNLEICEKIASEGNLQGILLMAYQEFSIIYESIGDLPRALKFFKLYQKLNNKIFSEESRAKLLDLQAKYEQTRIEKENEILRLKIEAKENLETLVKQRTEELRQEIERRKISESETLKFKTLTDRAPYGAVITDSEGVILYVNESLLQMTGFSEEELVGKNLSCFQSPETPLKPFDIISIISKESSIKTAEVSAIRKDKTTFPALINSGIIRDDKGEIIYLQSSVIDITERKKAEIQLRQNMKMLAIGNMASGIAHDFNNILASICNFAEIAKSDLPQESHAFQEINNILSTVMKAREFVKEILFMGKDEEKKLKPIKIAEAVRESAELLKKTIPKSIQIKIEIENTKDFILGDPSHVHQILMNLITNSCHAMAESGGVIELTLKNQDNKIKLSVRDTGEGIEKADLDRIFEPYFTTKGEGSGIGLAIVHGLVEKSNGEINVFSEKNQGTAFEILFPKIEMDYTENSKTNSLSPAHNESILYVDDEPIFIETMEEILKRMGYKIKTALNSSEALEIFYKNPNSFDLVITDFNLPEISGPDMIQKMREVKPDLPVIFCSGFLTSDIKKQTIDIDNAKVLTKPVPVEELTATIRDSFANRGLSQF encoded by the coding sequence ATGAATTCATATTTTGAAGAGCAACCTGCTTACCAATATTTATCCGAAGATGATATAAAAAGAAAAATTGACGAACTCAACGAAGCTTCTTCAAAAACAGTCAGAGAAACCCCAAATGAATCCCTGGTCTTAGCGAACGACGCCCTTACGCTCTCGAAAGCCCATAACTATGAAAAAGGCTATATAAAAGCTTTGGTCAACGCCGCTGTCTGTTATAAGGTCTTAGGCAGGCTGGAAGAAGCAGATCCTCTGTTCTCTCAAGCTCTTGAAAGGGCTCAGATTACCGGAGACTTGAAATCTACAACTTATGTTTTAAACCAAATCGGTTTGTTGCAAAAATCAATGGGCAACTATACGGCTTCAGCCGACAGCTATTTCAAAGCTCTCGTCACGGCTGACAACATTCAAGACCACGAACTTTCAGATAAAATAATGAACAATCTTGCGAATTTATACATCGCATGGGGTGAATTCGAAAGAGCAGAAAGATACCACTTAAAACTTTTAAAAATCCGCGAAAACGATTATTCTCAGGACAAACTTTCCCACACTTTGAACAACCTCGGAAACTTATATTTCAAAATGAAGGACTACGACAAAGCTCTTGACTTCACCCAAAGGTCGCTTGAAATCAAAAGAAAAATGGGAGACAAGCCGGGTATAGCCGTTTCTCTTTCCACTCTTGCGAACATCAACCTTGAGCTTTTTTCGATTACCGGCAAACAGAACTTCATCGAGCTGGCAAAAAATTATCTGACCGAAACCCTCAAAATTAGGAAAGAATCGCAAAACATTTCCGGTCTCGCATTAACCCATTTAGACATGGCGAAACTTCATTTGGCCATGAAGCAGGAAAAAGGCGCTCTTTTGAATCTCGAAATATGCGAAAAAATCGCGTCTGAAGGCAACCTTCAAGGCATTTTGCTTATGGCGTATCAGGAATTTTCAATAATATACGAATCTATCGGAGATTTACCAAGAGCACTTAAATTTTTCAAACTCTACCAAAAACTGAACAATAAAATATTTTCAGAAGAGAGCAGAGCGAAATTGCTGGATCTTCAGGCGAAATACGAACAGACTCGAATCGAAAAAGAAAATGAAATTTTACGTTTGAAAATCGAAGCAAAGGAAAATTTGGAAACACTGGTAAAACAGAGAACCGAAGAACTAAGGCAGGAGATTGAGAGAAGGAAAATCTCAGAATCCGAAACGCTTAAGTTCAAAACGCTCACTGATAGAGCTCCTTACGGTGCGGTTATCACCGACAGTGAAGGCGTAATTTTGTATGTCAACGAAAGCCTGCTCCAAATGACCGGATTTTCTGAAGAAGAACTTGTCGGAAAAAACCTTTCCTGTTTTCAATCTCCAGAAACACCTTTAAAGCCTTTTGATATCATTTCAATTATTTCAAAAGAATCATCGATAAAAACCGCCGAGGTATCAGCCATAAGGAAGGACAAAACCACCTTCCCTGCTCTCATCAATTCAGGGATCATCCGAGACGACAAGGGAGAAATCATCTATCTTCAGTCTTCCGTAATTGATATCACAGAGCGGAAGAAAGCCGAAATACAACTCAGGCAAAACATGAAAATGCTCGCTATCGGTAATATGGCAAGCGGTATAGCTCATGATTTCAACAACATTCTGGCTTCAATATGCAATTTCGCGGAGATCGCCAAAAGTGATCTCCCCCAAGAATCACACGCATTTCAGGAAATAAACAATATTCTCTCAACTGTTATGAAAGCCCGTGAATTTGTCAAAGAAATATTGTTCATGGGTAAAGACGAAGAAAAAAAACTCAAACCCATAAAAATTGCCGAAGCTGTCAGGGAATCCGCAGAACTTCTAAAAAAGACCATTCCCAAAAGCATACAAATCAAAATTGAAATTGAAAACACAAAAGACTTTATTTTAGGAGACCCCTCCCACGTGCACCAAATTCTTATGAACCTCATAACAAACTCATGCCACGCTATGGCAGAAAGCGGAGGCGTCATCGAACTAACGCTGAAAAATCAAGATAACAAGATCAAACTTTCGGTTCGTGACACAGGCGAAGGAATAGAAAAAGCCGATTTAGACAGAATTTTTGAACCTTATTTCACAACGAAAGGAGAAGGTTCCGGTATCGGCTTGGCAATAGTTCATGGTCTTGTAGAAAAATCAAACGGAGAAATAAATGTTTTCAGCGAAAAAAACCAGGGGACTGCCTTCGAGATTTTATTTCCGAAAATTGAAATGGATTATACTGAAAACAGTAAGACGAATTCTTTATCGCCAGCCCATAATGAAAGCATACTCTACGTTGACGACGAACCTATTTTTATCGAGACTATGGAAGAAATATTGAAAAGAATGGGATACAAAATCAAAACAGCTTTGAATTCAAGCGAAGCTCTTGAAATATTTTACAAAAATCCGAATTCTTTTGACCTAGTGATAACCGATTTCAACTTACCTGAAATATCTGGACCTGACATGATTCAAAAAATGAGAGAGGTCAAACCGGACCTCCCTGTTATTTTTTGTTCAGGCTTTCTGACTTCGGACATCAAAAAACAGACAATCGACATTGACAACGCGAAAGTGCTCACGAAACCAGTGCCCGTGGAAGAACTAACGGCGACTATCAGAGATTCATTTGCTAACAGAGGGCTTTCACAGTTTTAG
- a CDS encoding methylglyoxal synthase, translated as MMKTKKIAIVAHDNRKKDLIEWFKWNKSSLMGQTIVCTGTTGKMLEMELEEEKGSYEIIKLKSGPLGGDQQLGSLITQGEIDVLIFFWDPMQPQPHDVDVKALLRISVLYNIPTACNRSTADYLISSPLFTEDYNPKIYDFTDYIERDL; from the coding sequence ATGATGAAAACCAAAAAAATAGCAATTGTCGCTCACGACAACAGGAAAAAAGATTTGATAGAATGGTTCAAGTGGAACAAGTCTTCGTTGATGGGACAGACGATCGTCTGCACCGGGACAACAGGCAAAATGCTTGAAATGGAACTTGAAGAGGAAAAGGGCTCTTATGAAATAATCAAATTGAAATCAGGTCCGTTGGGAGGCGATCAGCAGTTGGGGTCCTTGATAACTCAGGGGGAAATAGATGTCTTGATTTTCTTCTGGGATCCGATGCAGCCTCAACCCCATGATGTAGACGTTAAAGCTCTTCTGAGAATTTCCGTCCTCTACAACATCCCTACAGCCTGCAACAGATCAACAGCGGACTACCTCATTTCATCACCTCTTTTCACAGAAGACTACAACCCAAAGATATACGATTTCACCGACTACATCGAAAGAGATTTATGA
- a CDS encoding metal ABC transporter permease: MPEILNYPFFKISLLTAVLSGILFGVISFFIYSKKLSFLGVGISHAAFGGVAVGIFFGIDPFISALVFCLLTAVIIGKISKSAKISVNTSVGIFFSLSMAIGAVFVSLKKGYSFDLSGYLFGNILSVSWKDAFSFALADLIIVPFSILFLKKIIYLSFDEESARISGVKTELLNYSLLVALAFVIVLSIKIIGIILVSALVILPGSFAVLVSRNYKPVIFISVLFSVITMTGGLFLSYYTDTPSGATITILASSLYFLSIIISKLREKY, encoded by the coding sequence ATGCCAGAAATTCTTAATTACCCGTTTTTTAAAATTTCTCTTTTGACTGCAGTGTTGTCCGGAATTCTCTTCGGCGTTATTTCGTTTTTTATATATTCAAAAAAACTTTCTTTTCTCGGCGTGGGAATTTCGCACGCAGCCTTTGGAGGGGTTGCTGTCGGTATATTTTTCGGTATCGACCCTTTTATTTCCGCTTTGGTCTTTTGTCTATTGACCGCTGTGATAATTGGGAAAATATCCAAAAGCGCTAAAATAAGCGTCAACACAAGTGTCGGTATATTTTTTTCTTTGTCTATGGCGATCGGAGCTGTTTTCGTATCTCTGAAAAAAGGGTATTCTTTCGATTTATCGGGTTATCTTTTTGGAAACATTTTGTCGGTTTCCTGGAAAGACGCCTTTTCGTTCGCCCTGGCTGACCTTATCATAGTCCCTTTTTCAATATTATTCCTGAAAAAAATAATATACCTCTCTTTCGACGAAGAATCCGCTCGAATAAGCGGTGTTAAAACCGAGTTGCTGAATTACTCCCTTTTAGTGGCGCTCGCTTTTGTCATTGTTCTTTCAATCAAGATAATTGGAATAATCCTTGTCTCAGCTCTGGTAATACTTCCGGGTAGTTTTGCTGTCCTCGTTTCGAGAAATTACAAGCCGGTTATATTCATTTCCGTGTTGTTTTCTGTCATCACAATGACCGGAGGTCTCTTTTTGTCTTATTACACCGATACCCCTTCCGGAGCGACTATTACAATTTTAGCCTCATCCTTGTATTTTCTTTCGATAATCATATCGAAATTAAGAGAAAAATATTAA
- a CDS encoding NAD-dependent deacylase produces MRSAADILRTSKRTTVFTGAGISVESGIPPFRGKGGLWETYDPFFLDISYFKNNPEKAWKMIIEVFYDKINGKKPNFAHKGLTLLQRKGFIRTIITQNIDSLHQEAGSVNVYEFHGNSKKLLCLDCSKTYDISEVCFEKLPPRCKECGGVLKPDFVFFGEPIPDIALKQSYFEAQESEVFFVIGTSGEIMPASYFPYTAKNQGAKIVELNVEPSNYTNSISDVFIPLKATQGIKSLIEEIGI; encoded by the coding sequence ATCAGGTCTGCCGCAGATATTTTGAGAACCTCAAAACGGACGACGGTCTTTACAGGCGCGGGAATATCCGTCGAAAGCGGCATCCCGCCTTTCAGGGGAAAGGGAGGACTGTGGGAAACTTACGATCCTTTTTTTTTGGACATTTCCTATTTTAAAAACAATCCGGAAAAAGCATGGAAGATGATAATCGAGGTCTTCTACGATAAAATCAACGGCAAAAAACCCAATTTCGCCCACAAAGGATTGACTCTTTTACAGCGCAAGGGTTTCATCAGGACCATAATCACACAGAACATTGACTCGCTGCATCAGGAAGCCGGCTCTGTAAACGTCTATGAGTTCCATGGAAATTCAAAAAAACTCCTGTGCCTGGATTGCTCCAAAACTTACGACATTTCCGAAGTATGTTTTGAAAAACTCCCCCCTCGTTGCAAAGAATGCGGAGGTGTACTAAAACCTGATTTTGTTTTTTTCGGAGAACCCATACCGGACATCGCCCTCAAGCAGAGTTATTTTGAGGCTCAAGAATCCGAAGTCTTCTTCGTTATCGGCACTTCAGGAGAAATTATGCCTGCGTCGTATTTTCCTTATACCGCAAAAAACCAAGGCGCCAAGATCGTGGAACTAAACGTTGAACCCTCTAATTACACGAATTCTATATCAGATGTTTTCATCCCCTTAAAAGCCACCCAAGGGATAAAATCTCTTATCGAAGAGATCGGGATTTAG
- a CDS encoding PTS sugar transporter subunit IIA — protein MKFKDVLNKNFVILDLEVETREELFRYFSGFLYSKNILKDKNKFIEELTSRENKGSTAIGKGIALPHARLHDLKKSYIVIARLKQGIPFNGIEDQLVKLAVLIISPEKKPEEYLKILSGIASVLHREETFKKLMKAKDPASVISIISSRPKENFFTKNMRLFYFFGAVAAIFILFVVMLPLVKIPFNDEALARGDLKFNESIWVTKQIWASSIFFSTVIGTLLFWQYRVAIAAFGLSFLLLSGTMDLKMTVEFMSIPTILFIISMMIVVAWLDYIGVFKFLVSFIIKKVGFYPRKIFFILMFLSVILGGLTGEVTGILVVASIALSLTSEMNLPAFPFIISLIFGTNIGSALTLIGNPIGIYIAFLGNLSFEDFLRWASPLSIITTVVLSLFLLFLFRKSIPAKIKAFQTDTNSNENKSINPWESVENIKKMKIGGFLFILLVILIGFSKRVDAILNLFPNTSLVAMPLAFAGVIVFMEGRRGKNLITEGVDWWTILFFMFLFAKAACLEYTGVTTKLAYQIANFSQNIQIGGMLNPEHTVTATALVIITTSTALASGFVDNLPIIAALVPVVKGLKIIGLSHTGILWWGLLFGGCLGGNLTMIGSSANMVALSVYEKSEGKIISFSSWLKFGLPVVLISIILVLFLMILQIGMSP, from the coding sequence ATGAAATTTAAAGATGTATTGAATAAAAATTTTGTAATACTCGATTTGGAAGTAGAAACTCGCGAGGAATTATTCCGTTATTTCTCCGGATTTCTATACTCGAAAAATATTCTCAAGGATAAAAATAAGTTCATCGAAGAACTGACGAGCAGGGAAAACAAAGGATCCACTGCAATCGGCAAAGGCATTGCCCTGCCGCATGCCAGATTGCACGACCTTAAAAAAAGTTATATTGTCATAGCCAGATTAAAACAGGGAATCCCGTTTAACGGAATAGAAGATCAACTCGTGAAGCTTGCTGTGTTGATTATTTCTCCTGAAAAAAAACCGGAAGAGTATCTGAAAATTCTTTCAGGGATTGCGAGTGTCTTACATCGTGAAGAGACATTTAAAAAGCTGATGAAAGCTAAAGACCCTGCGTCGGTGATTTCGATAATTTCCTCCAGGCCAAAAGAGAATTTTTTCACAAAAAACATGCGTCTTTTCTATTTCTTCGGAGCAGTCGCCGCTATTTTTATATTATTTGTCGTAATGCTTCCGCTGGTTAAAATTCCTTTCAATGACGAAGCACTCGCAAGGGGCGATTTAAAGTTCAATGAGTCTATATGGGTTACAAAGCAGATTTGGGCTTCAAGCATATTTTTTTCTACGGTCATCGGGACTCTTCTTTTTTGGCAATACAGGGTCGCAATTGCCGCCTTCGGATTGAGCTTTCTTTTGTTGAGCGGCACCATGGATTTGAAGATGACAGTGGAGTTTATGAGTATTCCGACGATCCTTTTTATTATTTCAATGATGATAGTGGTTGCCTGGCTTGATTATATAGGCGTTTTTAAATTTTTAGTTTCATTCATAATAAAAAAAGTCGGGTTTTATCCAAGAAAAATTTTTTTTATTCTCATGTTTCTATCCGTGATTTTGGGGGGGTTGACGGGCGAGGTAACAGGTATATTGGTTGTAGCTTCAATTGCCTTATCGTTGACAAGCGAAATGAATTTACCGGCATTCCCTTTCATTATCAGCCTTATCTTCGGCACAAATATTGGTTCAGCGCTGACTTTAATCGGGAATCCCATAGGTATATATATAGCTTTTTTAGGCAATCTGTCATTTGAAGACTTTTTAAGATGGGCCTCTCCTCTATCAATTATTACAACAGTTGTTTTGTCCCTGTTTTTACTATTCTTGTTCAGAAAATCCATACCGGCTAAGATAAAAGCCTTTCAGACGGATACGAATTCGAATGAAAACAAAAGCATCAATCCATGGGAAAGTGTAGAAAATATAAAGAAAATGAAAATTGGTGGATTTCTTTTTATTTTATTAGTTATCTTGATAGGTTTTTCCAAACGCGTTGATGCAATTTTAAATCTTTTTCCTAACACCTCCCTCGTCGCAATGCCTTTGGCATTTGCCGGAGTTATTGTGTTCATGGAAGGAAGGCGAGGAAAAAATTTAATAACCGAAGGTGTAGACTGGTGGACAATATTGTTTTTTATGTTTCTTTTTGCAAAAGCCGCGTGCTTAGAATACACAGGAGTTACGACAAAACTTGCGTATCAAATCGCAAATTTTTCCCAAAATATTCAAATTGGAGGTATGTTAAATCCAGAACACACTGTCACAGCGACCGCACTTGTCATTATAACTACATCGACGGCTCTGGCATCGGGTTTTGTGGATAATCTTCCCATCATCGCGGCTCTTGTTCCTGTCGTAAAAGGCTTGAAAATAATCGGATTGTCACATACAGGAATATTGTGGTGGGGCTTGCTTTTTGGTGGTTGTTTAGGCGGAAACCTGACAATGATAGGCTCGAGCGCAAACATGGTCGCTTTATCAGTTTATGAAAAATCCGAGGGCAAGATAATAAGTTTCAGCTCTTGGTTGAAATTTGGTTTACCCGTTGTTTTGATATCCATAATTTTAGTGTTATTTCTGATGATTTTGCAAATAGGGATGTCGCCCTGA